The following nucleotide sequence is from Streptomyces sp. NBC_00239.
CCGGTTGGTAGCGTCACCGCCATGAATCAAGATCGTGTGCTCGAAGCATTTCGTCGGGAATCCGGGGCCCTCGCTGACGCTGTGTCAGGACTGTCCGAAGCTGAGTGGAACCTCCCGACACGCTGCACCCCCTGGACCGTACGTGACCTACTCGGGCACGTGTGCGTCGTGATCGATTGGCTTCCGGGCATGCTGGACGCGCGGGCCCCGGGTGAGGCCAGTGTTTCCGCTGCGGATTACTACCGCCCGGACGACCGCTTTTCACCCCAGACCAACAGTGCCCGGATCGCTCTGGCTCAGGGCCGGGCAGCAGAGCCGGCCGATGGTGCCGCCTTCGCCGAGGATTTCACCGCGACCTGGCGGCGGGTCGACCGGCTGTGCCGGGTACAGCCGGCCAGCCGTACCGTGTGGACACGCCATGGTGACGCCATGCTCCTGTCGGAGTTCCTGCTCACCCGAGTCGTCGAAGTCGCCGTCCACGGCCTTGACCTGGCTGACGCACTCGGATGCGAACCCTGGCTCACCCCGTCAGCCGGTGGCGCCGTGCTGGAGCTGCTTCTCGGCGCAGAACAGATGGCGGCCGCCGACGTATTGGGTTGGAGCCAACCGCATTTCCTGCGCAAAGCTACCGGCCGCGAGCCGTTGGCCGAATCAGAGAGTGCGCAGGTCGAACAGCTCGGCATCCGATGGCTCGCCCTGGGATGACACCTGCGCTCCACTGCAACAAGATCATCCTCGACAGAGCTCGGAACGATTGCTGCCCACGTTCAACAGACCCAGGTTGCACGGAACTTTGGTCAGACGGGGAGGGCGCTGACATTCCCTACCGGGCGTGCTCGGCAGAGTGGTCACCGGGCGGGCAGCCCGATGCGTCGCAGCCATGCCTCGACTTCGGTGCCGGCGTCCTTGACCTCTTCGCCGCGTACTGCGAGACCCTCGGCGATGGTCGCTCCGGGGCAGGAGACGGCGTAGTCGCGTTCGGTGGTGCCCAGGCCGCTCATGGCGTGGGTGGTGACCGGGTGGACGGTCTTGCCGCGGAAGTCGAGGGATTCCGTGAACGTCGTCATGATCATCGGTGCCCGGACGTTCCAGACGGGGCTGGCCAGGAGGATGGTGTC
It contains:
- a CDS encoding maleylpyruvate isomerase family mycothiol-dependent enzyme; the protein is MNQDRVLEAFRRESGALADAVSGLSEAEWNLPTRCTPWTVRDLLGHVCVVIDWLPGMLDARAPGEASVSAADYYRPDDRFSPQTNSARIALAQGRAAEPADGAAFAEDFTATWRRVDRLCRVQPASRTVWTRHGDAMLLSEFLLTRVVEVAVHGLDLADALGCEPWLTPSAGGAVLELLLGAEQMAAADVLGWSQPHFLRKATGREPLAESESAQVEQLGIRWLALG
- a CDS encoding flavodoxin — protein: MKRNVREQDTDARPAIEGRLPFLDGYDTILLASPVWNVRAPMIMTTFTESLDFRGKTVHPVTTHAMSGLGTTERDYAVSCPGATIAEGLAVRGEEVKDAGTEVEAWLRRIGLPAR